From a region of the Cyclopterus lumpus isolate fCycLum1 chromosome 5, fCycLum1.pri, whole genome shotgun sequence genome:
- the arl8ba gene encoding ADP-ribosylation factor-like protein 8B-A: MLALANRLLDWFKSLFWKEEMELTLVGLQYSGKTTFVNVIASGHFSEDMIPTVGFNMRKVTKGNVTIKIWDIGGQPRFRSMWERYCRGVNSIVYMVDAADREKVEASRNELHNLLDKPQLQGIPVLVLGNKRDLPNALDEKQLIEKMNLAAIQDREICCYSISCKEKDNIDITLQWLIQHSKSRRS; encoded by the exons ATGCTGGCACTCGCTAACCGGCTTCTGGACTGGTTCAAGTCTCTGTtctggaaggaggagatggagctgaCCCTGGTCGGCCTCCAGTATTCGGGCAAGACCACATTTGTAAACGTGATCGCT TCTGGGCACTTCAGTGAAGACATGATCCCTACAGTTGGGTTCAATATGAGAAAGGTCACTAAAGGAAACGTCACCATCAAG ATCTGGGATATAGGAGGGCAGCCAAGGTTCAGGAGCATGTGGGAGCGGTACTGTCGGGGAGTTAATTCAATCGT GTACATGGTTGACGCAGCAGATCGCGAAAAGGTGGAGGCATCTAGAAACGAGCTCCATAATTTATTAGACAAACCTCAGTTGCAAGGAATTCCT gttTTGGTTCTCGGTAACAAAAGGGATCTTCCCAATGCTCTAGATGAAAAGCAGCTCATTGAGAAAAT GAATCTGGCAGCTATTCAGGACCGAGAGATATGCTGCTACTCAATTTCTtgcaaagagaaagacaacatTG
- the LOC117730849 gene encoding tumor necrosis factor receptor superfamily member 5-like — MVPQSLSLAVMCVLSLWTIAAGCGVRQEKVDGQCCDLCLPGTYRKGFCPKQPTDCSPCEEGYFSDNYTVFDRCNECRVCQQDYVEKCTPTTNAKCKCHLDFLCSDNVCSKCEENKCVMGEKLKRTDSAVVDRLIQYSYTCEPQSSCPYNTYFDVKEGICKADKEGIDFIHLILAIGFVLLSLTLLVFLSNAFIKKLRKHTEFNNPMEVLAVSTKASDFCLSKEESGFELIVQDESKNINSLGFLHL; from the exons ATGGTTCCTCAGAGCCTTTCCCTGGCAGTAATGTGTGTATTGAGTCTCTGGACTATAGCTGCAGGCTGTGGTGTGAGACAGGAGAAGGTAGACGGGCAATGCTGTGACCTGTGTCTCCCAG GTACATATAGGAAAGGTTTTTGTCCAAAGCAGCCAACAGACTGCAGCCCCTGTGAAGAGGGCTACTTCTCGGACAACTATACCGTGTTTGACAGATGTAATGAATGTCGGGTGTGCCAACAAG ATTATGTTGAGAAATGTACACCGACcacaaatgcaaaatgcaaGTGCCATTTGGATTTCTTGTGCTCCGACAATGTCTGTTCAAAgtgtgaagaaaacaaatgcgTCATGGGGGAGAAACTGAAGAGGACAG acAGTGCCGTGGTTGACAGGTTGATACAGTATTCATATACGTGTGAGCCTCAGTCTTCATGCCCTTATAACACATACTTTGATGTTAAAGAGGGTATCTGCA AGGCGGACAAAGAAGGAATAGACTTCATTCATCTGATCCTTGCCATCggctttgttttgctttctctcACCCTCCTTGTGTTTCTATCTAATGCCTTCATAAAGAAGCTGAGGAAGCACACAGAAT TTAATAATCCTATGGAAGTCTTAGCAGTCTCCACCAAAGCCAGTGACTTTTGCCTGTCGAAGGAGGAGAGTGGGTTCGAGCTCATTGTGCAGGATGAATCCAAGAACATCAACAGTCTGGGCTTTCTGCATCTGTAA
- the si:ch73-361p23.3 gene encoding tumor necrosis factor receptor superfamily member 9, with amino-acid sequence MVLFKVLVFTLTFHKIIVDLDARTICPKGHRVTKSGTSCEICPSEAFQPEEKDSQFCKACTKCDFESGSIVKEECTKETNTKCQCRGEFVPWESDSSTCRCGIGFGLKRDGTECSKCEDGYFSTQINSCCQKWRECKCGVKMNGTRSSDVLCNFELQGCSGASNTYITPPSNTYIITATTSNKLVSLITRLTSHHSNERAQTQRMDTIATTAAPGHTDAYIATGVAFLILGIIGLLVLTAVIGKLHMTPQPIALKNDSLCRRPVEESGEGSLSSLKLNPGEH; translated from the exons ATGGTTCTTTTCAAAGTGCTTGTATTCACCTTAACTTTTCATAAAATCATTGTTGATTTGGATGCCAGGACAATTTGCCCAAAAG GTCATAGAGTAACTAAAAGTGGAACAAGTTGTGAAATCTGCCCCAGTGAAGCTTTCCAGCCTGAAGAGAAGGATTCCCAATTCTGCAAAGCATGTACAAAGTGTGATTTCG AGTCGGGAAGTATTGTTAAGGAGGAGTGcacaaaagagacaaacactAAATGTCAGTGCCGTGGAGAATTTGTTCCCTGGGAAAGTGATTCTTCCACATGCAGATGTGGCATTGGATTTGGGCTGAAACGTGACGGTACAGAATGTTCAAAATGTGAAGATGGATATTTCAGTACACAAATCAACTCGTGCTGTCAAAAATGGAGAGA ATGTAAATGTGGAGTGAAAATGAATGGAACCAGATCTTCAGATGTCCTCTGTAATTTCGAGTTACAGGGGTGTAGTGGTGCAAGTAATACATACATCACTCCACCAAGTAACACTTATATCATTACGGCCACCACATCAAACAAACTGGTTTCTCTCATCACACGCTTAACATCCCACCATTCAAACGAGAGGGCCCAAACTCAAAGGATGGATACTATCGCCACCACGGCTGCTCCAGGACACACAGACGCCTACATTGCTACAG GTGTGGCCTTCCTCATACTTGGAATTATTGGACTGCTTGTACTGACCGCTGTGATCGGCAAGCTGCACATGACTCCTCAACCAATCGCACTAA aaaaTGACTCATTGTGTCGGAGGCCAGTTGAGGAAAGCGGCGAGGGCAGTCTGTCCTCTCTCAAACTGAATCCAGGGGAGCACTAA
- the ddi2 gene encoding protein DDI1 homolog 2 isoform X2, which yields MLVTVFCEPKDRPETTFALDVSPELELRDFIALCELESGIPAGEIQITYVEQTLKDHTRALGNYGVKDGDVVVLSQADRRPPPSQQAFPGLPHIDFRSITIPGTSSSTSQRGSIMPQQQQTSQPPPTPQTQPQQQPQRAAQPSTPMAFRGSSPQGLDDPALLQQMLLSNPHELSLLKERNPPLAEALLSGDLERFTKVLLEQQQDRAKREQERIRLLTADPFDLDAQAKIEEDIRQHNVEENMTIAMEEAPESFGQVVMLYINCKVNGHPVKAFVDSGAQMTIMSQACAERCNIMRLVDRRWAGIAKGVGTQKIIGRVHLAQVQIEGDFLPCSFSILEDQPMDMLLGLDMLKRHQCSIDLKKNLVLIGTTGTETRFLPEAELPECARLAYGTEGREDAPPDEIADRELAEALQRSIQESGWCMHSV from the exons ATGCTGGTAACCGTTTTCTGCGAGCCGAAGGATCGCCCAGAAACTACCTTCGCCCTCGATGTATCTCCAGAGCTAGAGCTGAGAGACTTTATAGCACTTTGTGAGCTGGAATCAGGAATCCCAGCTGGAGAAATCCAG ATCACATATGTAGAACAGACCCTAAAAGACCATACTCGTGCCTTGGGGAACTACGGTGTTAAGGATGGAGATGTGGTGGTTCTCAGCCAAGCTGACAGAAGGCCACCACCAAGTCAACAAGCCTTTCCAG GTCTGCCCCATATTGACTTTCGTTCCATCACAATCCCCGGCACCTCTTCTTCAACTAGTCAACGTGGTTCCATAATGCCGCAACAGCAACAGACTTCACAGCCGCCACCGACACCACAGACACAGCCCCAACAGCAGCCACAGCGTGCGGCACAACCTTCCACGCCAATGGCCTTTCGTGGCTCTTCTCCTCAGGGGCTGGATGACCCTGCTTTACTTCAGCAGATGCTATTATCCAATCCACATGAGCTTTCACTCCTCAAGGAGCGAAACCCGCCGCTTGCTGAGGCCCTGCTAAGCGGAGACTTGG AGCGTTTCACCaaagtactgctggagcaaCAGCAGGATCGAGCcaagagagagcaagagaggatCAGACTTCTGACTGCGGATCCTTTTGATTTGGATGCCCAAGCAAAGATTGAGGAGGACATAAG GCAGCACAATGTGGAAGAAAACATGACCATTGCAATGGAAGAGGCCCCAGAAAGCTTCGGGCAGGTGGTTATGCTCTACATTAACTGCAAAGTCAATGGGCACCCTGTGAAAGCTTTTGTTGACTCAG GCGCCCAGATGACCATCATGAGCCAAGCGTGCGCCGAGCGCTGTAACATCATGCGGCTGGTGGACCGCCGCTGGGCCGGAATTGCCAAAGGAGTGGGCACCCAGAAGATCATTGGAAGGGTTCATTTGG CTCAGGTACAGATAGAGGGGGACTTCCTTCCGTGTTCTTTCTCCATCTTGGAGGATCAGCCAATGGACATGCTGCTTGGCCTGGATATGCTAAAGAGACATCAG TGTTCGATCGACCTGAAGAAGAACTTGGTTCTAATAGGCACCACAGGCACAGAGACTCGCTTCCTGCCTGAGGCAGAGCTGCCCGAGTGTGCCCGACTAGCATACGGAACAGAGGGGCGTGAAGACGCCCCCCCAGATGAGATAGCAGACAGAGAACTGGCAGAGGCACTTCAGAGGTCAATACAGGAAAGTG GTTGGTGCATGCACTCTGTGTGA
- the ddi2 gene encoding protein DDI1 homolog 2 isoform X3 encodes MLVTVFCEPKDRPETTFALDVSPELELRDFIALCELESGIPAGEIQITYVEQTLKDHTRALGNYGVKDGDVVVLSQADRRPPPSQQAFPGLPHIDFRSITIPGTSSSTSQRGSIMPQQQQTSQPPPTPQTQPQQQPQRAAQPSTPMAFRGSSPQGLDDPALLQQMLLSNPHELSLLKERNPPLAEALLSGDLERFTKVLLEQQQDRAKREQERIRLLTADPFDLDAQAKIEEDIRQHNVEENMTIAMEEAPESFGQVVMLYINCKVNGHPVKAFVDSGAQMTIMSQACAERCNIMRLVDRRWAGIAKGVGTQKIIGRVHLAQVQIEGDFLPCSFSILEDQPMDMLLGLDMLKRHQCSIDLKKNLVLIGTTGTETRFLPEAELPECARLAYGTEGREDAPPDEIADRELAEALQRSIQESGQH; translated from the exons ATGCTGGTAACCGTTTTCTGCGAGCCGAAGGATCGCCCAGAAACTACCTTCGCCCTCGATGTATCTCCAGAGCTAGAGCTGAGAGACTTTATAGCACTTTGTGAGCTGGAATCAGGAATCCCAGCTGGAGAAATCCAG ATCACATATGTAGAACAGACCCTAAAAGACCATACTCGTGCCTTGGGGAACTACGGTGTTAAGGATGGAGATGTGGTGGTTCTCAGCCAAGCTGACAGAAGGCCACCACCAAGTCAACAAGCCTTTCCAG GTCTGCCCCATATTGACTTTCGTTCCATCACAATCCCCGGCACCTCTTCTTCAACTAGTCAACGTGGTTCCATAATGCCGCAACAGCAACAGACTTCACAGCCGCCACCGACACCACAGACACAGCCCCAACAGCAGCCACAGCGTGCGGCACAACCTTCCACGCCAATGGCCTTTCGTGGCTCTTCTCCTCAGGGGCTGGATGACCCTGCTTTACTTCAGCAGATGCTATTATCCAATCCACATGAGCTTTCACTCCTCAAGGAGCGAAACCCGCCGCTTGCTGAGGCCCTGCTAAGCGGAGACTTGG AGCGTTTCACCaaagtactgctggagcaaCAGCAGGATCGAGCcaagagagagcaagagaggatCAGACTTCTGACTGCGGATCCTTTTGATTTGGATGCCCAAGCAAAGATTGAGGAGGACATAAG GCAGCACAATGTGGAAGAAAACATGACCATTGCAATGGAAGAGGCCCCAGAAAGCTTCGGGCAGGTGGTTATGCTCTACATTAACTGCAAAGTCAATGGGCACCCTGTGAAAGCTTTTGTTGACTCAG GCGCCCAGATGACCATCATGAGCCAAGCGTGCGCCGAGCGCTGTAACATCATGCGGCTGGTGGACCGCCGCTGGGCCGGAATTGCCAAAGGAGTGGGCACCCAGAAGATCATTGGAAGGGTTCATTTGG CTCAGGTACAGATAGAGGGGGACTTCCTTCCGTGTTCTTTCTCCATCTTGGAGGATCAGCCAATGGACATGCTGCTTGGCCTGGATATGCTAAAGAGACATCAG TGTTCGATCGACCTGAAGAAGAACTTGGTTCTAATAGGCACCACAGGCACAGAGACTCGCTTCCTGCCTGAGGCAGAGCTGCCCGAGTGTGCCCGACTAGCATACGGAACAGAGGGGCGTGAAGACGCCCCCCCAGATGAGATAGCAGACAGAGAACTGGCAGAGGCACTTCAGAGGTCAATACAGGAAAGTG GACAGCACTGA
- the ddi2 gene encoding protein DDI1 homolog 2 isoform X4, with translation MMCVACALTPEQDSTDAFGDSWRETYQPDTADGQTTSPQPPPPPFTLPRTLGQTSSSASPSQSPSSGQPQLLVRSQSDPATMEQASAPELCHDQPGHQGLPQPSSSAVDAGCTPNQVHPHPVSVHTDSKVTPVPSPLPDVLRTCTPPVDMTTVFQYPGSKVQPGHTEGNAESDKVMNSPKLLQPEELFPIQTMEQEATESDTTATEACLSVLSRPDSVEMESPTASQGVMSSGRDQPEGEHCASSDSVPSLAAALMELHELLVSNNQAQSQNCGTSCSPLHPFNQETEEVTPKPRTPMPENTRRIPSTAILAGCASGRGYSRDRGGTRSAAVSRWLCQEEGR, from the exons ATGATGTGTGTGGCGTGTGCCCTAACCCCTGAGCAGGACAGCACTGATGCATTTGgagacagctggagagagacCTACCAACCAG ACACTGCAGATGGACAAACTACCTCACCGcagcccccacccccaccattTACATTACCCAGAACCTTAGGCCAAACGTCCTCATCCGCCTCCCCTTCCCAAAGCCCTTCCTCTGGCCAGCCCCAACTCCTGGTTCGCTCTCAGTCTGACCCGGCCACCATGGAGCAGGCCTCAGCACCAGAGCTGTGCCATGATCAACCTGGCCACCAGGGGCTTCCTCAGCCTTCTTCCTCAGCAGTGGATGCTGGCTGTACACCTAATCAGGTCCACCCTCACCCTGTGTCTGTTCATACTGACTCCAAAGTGACCCCTGTACCCAGTCCCCTACCAGACGTCCTTCGTACATGTACCCCTCCTGTGGACATGACTACAGTATTCCAGTATCCAGGGAGTAAGGTCCAGCCTGGCCACACAGAGGGGAATGCCGAATCAGATAAGGTGATGAACAGCCCCAAGCTCCTCCAACCTGAGGAACTTTTCCCCATTCAAACCATGGAGCAGGAGGCCACTGAGTCGGACACTACTGCCACAGAAGCCTGTCTGAGTGTTCTTAGCCGACCGGACTCGGTCGAAATGGAGTCCCCCACGGCCTCCCAGGGCGTGATGTCCTCTGGGAGGGACCAGCCTGAAGGAGAGCACTGCGCCAGCTCCGACAGTGTCCCTTCGTTGGCAGCTGCTCTGATGGAACTTCACGAGCTGCTGGTATCCAACAACCAAGCTCAGTCCCAAAACTGTGGCACCTCCTGCTCCCCCTTACATCCATTCAATCAGGAAACAGAGGAAGTGACCCCCAAGCCACGCACCCCCATGCCTGAAAACACCCGGCGGATCCCCTCTACTGCCATCTTAGCTG GATGTGCGTCCGGGCGGGGATACAGCCGAGACCGTGGAGGGACACGGTCCGCCGCAGTGTCCAGATGGCTCTGTCAAGAGGAGGGCAGATAG
- the ddi2 gene encoding protein DDI1 homolog 2 isoform X1 has translation MMCVACALTPEQDSTDAFGDSWRETYQPDTADGQTTSPQPPPPPFTLPRTLGQTSSSASPSQSPSSGQPQLLVRSQSDPATMEQASAPELCHDQPGHQGLPQPSSSAVDAGCTPNQVHPHPVSVHTDSKVTPVPSPLPDVLRTCTPPVDMTTVFQYPGSKVQPGHTEGNAESDKVMNSPKLLQPEELFPIQTMEQEATESDTTATEACLSVLSRPDSVEMESPTASQGVMSSGRDQPEGEHCASSDSVPSLAAALMELHELLVSNNQAQSQNCGTSCSPLHPFNQETEEVTPKPRTPMPENTRRIPSTAILAGEPNNAKANHAAAVSDEGPSKCLVSDLSGQDVRPGGDTAETVEGHGPPQCPDGSVKRRADRCGQDDMNNISRFEPEVPPDPAGDLVFREPPEGQQGRGVADGRASGTNTPDTPGLQTEDTFLSPLSMAVGSREEVSSASPPSSTPLAQAPPLTSPAPLLPSPHPFIEQFPAEHIQRIQAAGFSAREAAAALEQAHGVVELALLALLARSITVPTKTHN, from the exons ATGATGTGTGTGGCGTGTGCCCTAACCCCTGAGCAGGACAGCACTGATGCATTTGgagacagctggagagagacCTACCAACCAG ACACTGCAGATGGACAAACTACCTCACCGcagcccccacccccaccattTACATTACCCAGAACCTTAGGCCAAACGTCCTCATCCGCCTCCCCTTCCCAAAGCCCTTCCTCTGGCCAGCCCCAACTCCTGGTTCGCTCTCAGTCTGACCCGGCCACCATGGAGCAGGCCTCAGCACCAGAGCTGTGCCATGATCAACCTGGCCACCAGGGGCTTCCTCAGCCTTCTTCCTCAGCAGTGGATGCTGGCTGTACACCTAATCAGGTCCACCCTCACCCTGTGTCTGTTCATACTGACTCCAAAGTGACCCCTGTACCCAGTCCCCTACCAGACGTCCTTCGTACATGTACCCCTCCTGTGGACATGACTACAGTATTCCAGTATCCAGGGAGTAAGGTCCAGCCTGGCCACACAGAGGGGAATGCCGAATCAGATAAGGTGATGAACAGCCCCAAGCTCCTCCAACCTGAGGAACTTTTCCCCATTCAAACCATGGAGCAGGAGGCCACTGAGTCGGACACTACTGCCACAGAAGCCTGTCTGAGTGTTCTTAGCCGACCGGACTCGGTCGAAATGGAGTCCCCCACGGCCTCCCAGGGCGTGATGTCCTCTGGGAGGGACCAGCCTGAAGGAGAGCACTGCGCCAGCTCCGACAGTGTCCCTTCGTTGGCAGCTGCTCTGATGGAACTTCACGAGCTGCTGGTATCCAACAACCAAGCTCAGTCCCAAAACTGTGGCACCTCCTGCTCCCCCTTACATCCATTCAATCAGGAAACAGAGGAAGTGACCCCCAAGCCACGCACCCCCATGCCTGAAAACACCCGGCGGATCCCCTCTACTGCCATCTTAGCTGGTGAACCAAACAATGCCAAAGCCAaccatgctgctgctgtgtctgATGAGGGACCATCTAAGTGTCTTGTGTCTGACCTTTCTGGCCAGGATGTGCGTCCGGGCGGGGATACAGCCGAGACCGTGGAGGGACACGGTCCGCCGCAGTGTCCAGATGGCTCTGTCAAGAGGAGGGCAGATAGGTGCGGGCAAGATGACATGAATAACATCAGCCGTTTTGAGCCAGAGGTTCCTCCTGATCCTGCAGGGGACCTGGTGTTCAGGGAACCTCCTGAGGGACAGCAGGGGAGAGGGGTTGCAGATGGACGAGCCTCTGGCACAAACACCCCAGACACTCCCGGCCTGCAAACTGAGGACACTTTTCTCAGCCCCCTGTCTATGGCAGTGGGCTCACGTGAGGAAGTCTCTAGCGCATCCCCCCCCTCTTCCACTCCACTTGCTCAGGCTCCCCCGCTTACATCTCCAGCccctcttctcccttctccACATCCCTTTATAGAACAATTTCCAGCTGAGCACATCCAGAGAATCCAGGCAGCAGGGTTTTCTGCCAGGGAGGCTGCAGCGGCACTGGAACAAGCGCATGGGGTTGTGGAGCTAGCTCTGCTGGCACTACTAGCCCGCAGTATCACTGTGCCCACCAAGACTCACAACTAG
- the si:ch73-15b2.5 gene encoding rho guanine nucleotide exchange factor 19, which translates to MAQLNDPDENSIVTNLHSHFGDNHPVHNLISKIQAMRTKEALSSGFSVESNSAQDSGGLGQSRDSLNQIEDCSPPTDISSALRSVALMRTLDLKKMPKLFSVPRLEEDNQMLSPLDYPDTSTDGAAESAEEQDQTVSFQSKFINFFPLYQDYFLQAVKDDLHRLNKSFVSELMTYQQCQLTAQCRSEATSPKLNPPEETRSSPLPRPVRVTPCTLWQDLEEVKESGLLSSLTTREIRLQESMFELIGSEVSYLNSLRVAVNHFYASRVLQRTLNPMEHHVLFSNIRHVMAASEKFLIDLEIRLGECVLISQVEDIVLQHGSRFHSLYVPYVTNMMYQETLVSQLLEQNRDFLYSIKKLESDPVCQRQGLKSFLVLPFQRITRIKLILESILKLTEPDSKSVLNLEKAIKAIHEIVTDCDKGVRKMKRIEELVCLEMLLDFGKVKAVPLVVSGRFLVHQGSMRQLTVEASYSRLSFISIYLHLFNDLLIISSKRAPRFTVMDHAALASHVHVERLNTEGLGLPPDSFLLHLSQSHTGQPTAMILVAHTRSDKEEWMKALSSKP; encoded by the exons ATGGCTCAATTGAACGACCCAGATGAAAACAGCATTGTCACTAATCTACACTCCCACTTTGGAGATAATCATCCAGTACATAATTTGATTTCAAAAATACAAGCCATGAGGACAAAAGAGGCTCTTTCTTCAGGGTTTTCTGTGGAATCTAACAGTGCTCAGGACAGTGGCGGCCTCGGGCAGAGCAGGGACTCCCTGAACCAGATTGAGGATTGCAG tCCTCCCACAGACATATCTTCGGCTCTCCGGTCAGTAGCTTTAATGCGCACATTGGATTTGAAAAAAATGCCCAAGCTGTTCTCAGTGCCGAGGCTTGAGGAGGACAATCAAATGTTGTCTCCGTTAGACTATCCGGATACAAGTACAGACGG GGCGGCAGAGTCAGCTGAGGAGCAAGATCAGACCGTATCATTCCAGTCAAAATTCATTAATTTTT TCCCGCTCTATCAGGACTACTTTCTGCAGGCGGTGAAAGATGATCTGCACAGACTGAACAAGAGCTTTGTGTCTGAACTGATGACGTACCAACAGTGCCAACTCACTGCTCAATGCCGCTCTGAGGCCACATCCCCAAAATTAAACCCTCCGGAAGAGACTCGGTCCTCACCTCTACCCCGCCCTGTCCGGGTGACTCCATGTACCCTTTGGCAAGATCTAGAAGAGGTGAAGGAATCTGGTTTGCTCAGCAGCTTGACAACCAGAGAGATTCGCCTTCAGGAG TCGATGTTTGAGTTAATCGGCTCTGAAGTGTCTTACCTGAATAGCCTCAGAGTTGCTGTCAATCACTTCTATGCATCGAGGGTACTGCAACGGACCCTGAATCCAATGGAGCATCACGTTTTGTTTTCCAACATTCGTCACGTGATGGCAGCCAGTGAAAA GTTTCTTATAGATCTGGAAATACGACtgggagagtgtgtgttaaTATCTCAGGTCGAAGACATCGTGCTGCAGCACGGCTCCAGGTTTCACAGCCTCTATGTACCATATGTGACTAACATGATGTACCAAGAGACTCTTGTGAGCCAGCTGCT GGAGCAGAACAGAGACTTTCTGTATTCAATCAAGAAGCTTGAGAGTGACCCAGTGTGTCAAAGACAGGGCCTGAAGTCATTTCTTGTCCTTCCTTTTCAGAGAATCACTCGTATTAAACTTATCCTTGAG aGCATCCTCAAGCTGACTGAACCAGATTCAAAATCTGTTTTAAATCTTGAAAAAGCAATAAAAGCAATACATGAG ATAGTGACAGACTGCGACAAGGGGGTCCGAAAAATGAAACGAATTGAGGAACTGGTCTGCCTGGAAATGCTGCTGGACTTCGGCAAAGTTAAG GCAGTTCCTCTGGTTGTGAGCGGGCGTTTTCTGGTGCACCAGGGTTCCATGAGGCAGCTGACTGTGGAGGCCTCTTACTCAAGACTGTCATTCATCAGCATCTACCTCCACCTCTTCAACGACCTTTTGATCATCTCCTCCAAAAG GGCTCCGAGGTTCACCGTTATGGATCATGCTGCATTGGCCTCACACGTGCATGTTGAGCGTCTGAATACTGAGGGCCTGGGTCTACCCCCGGACTCCTTCCTGTTGCATCTCTCCCAGAGTCACACCGGACAACCGACCGCCATGATACTTGTTGCGCACACAAG GTCGGATAAAGAGGAGTGGATGAAGGCGCTGTCGTCTAAACCGTGA
- the cplane2 gene encoding ciliogenesis and planar polarity effector 2: MARVAPSCGSIVVADWHQCKDSKEYFSRILHKKRRKNFGLLESPVMPPHVAVDTVHYKIFLSGKSGVGKTALAARLAGLNIPNLHYETTGIETTVVYWPVKLRENGRVLFFRLQLWDCGENTLRRFDHLLPACKEQVDAVLFLFSFTDRTSFDDLSNQIAKWTGTSVRHIVKLVVGTKFDLFMHCDVPERDVRDFQETWNLRVLRVGGEVSDGLGDVAPLLNCLAENLWHQDCVTAGSANHQSQQGTGTLR; encoded by the exons ATGGCGCGCGTCGCTCCTTCCTGCGGGTCAATCGTAGTCGCTGACTGGCATCAATGTAAAGACAGCAAAGAATATTTCAGTAGAATTCTTCACAAGAAGAGACGCAAAAACTTCG GCCTCTTGGAGTCTCCAGTGATGCCCCCACACGTAGCTGTGGACACAGTTCACTATAAGATCTTCCTCTCTGGCAAGAGTGGCGTCGGGAAAACTGCTCTTGCTGCACGTCTGGCAGGCCTGAATATTCCTAACTTGCACTATGAAACCACAG GTATTGAAACAACGGTGGTGTATTGGCCCGTGAAGTTGAGAGAGAATGGCAGAGTGCTTTTCTTCCGTCTGCAGCTGTGGGACTGTGGAGAGAACACCTTGCGTAGATTTGACCATTTGCTTCCT GCATGTAAGGAGCAGGTGGATGCCGTCCTTTTCCTATTCTCCTTCACCGACAGAACGTCCTTTGACGATCTGTCAAATCAAATTGCTAAATGGACCGGGACATCTGTGCGACATATTGTGAAATTGGTGGTTGGCACCAA ATTTGACCTTTTCATGCACTGCGATGTGCCGGAGAGAGACGTGAGGGACTTCCAGGAGACGTGGAACTTAAGAGTGCTGCGTGTGGGTGGGGAGGTCAGTGATGGGCTGGGTGACGTAGCCCCACTTCTCAACTGCCTGGCAGAGAACCTGTGGCATCAGGACTGTGTTACCGCTGGATCCGCTAACCATCAATCACAGCAGGGGACAGGGACTCTACGTTAA